The proteins below come from a single Aegilops tauschii subsp. strangulata cultivar AL8/78 chromosome 6, Aet v6.0, whole genome shotgun sequence genomic window:
- the LOC109756969 gene encoding temperature-induced lipocalin-1, translating into MAAMKVVRNLDLERYMGRWYEIACFPSRFQPKDGANTRATYTLGPDGAVKVLNETWTDGRRGHIEGTAFRADDAGDEAKLRVRFYVPPFLPVFPVTGDYWVLHVDDAYQFALVGQPSRNYLWILCRQPQMDEGVYEELVERAKEEGYDVSKLRKTPHPEPTPESQDAPKDGGLWWIKSLFGK; encoded by the exons ATGGCGGCCATGAAGGTGGTGCGGAACCTGGACCTGGAGCGGTACATGGGCCGGTGGTACGAGATCGCGTGCTTCCCGTCCCGGTTCCAGCCCAAGGACGGCGCCAACACGCGCGCCACCTACACGCTCGGCCCGGACGGCGCCGTCAAGGTGCTGAACGAGACCTGGACCGACGGCCGCCGCGGCCACATCGAGGGCACCGCCTTCCGTgccgacgacgccggcgacgaggccaAGCTCAGGGTCAGGTTCTACGTGCCCCCCTTCCTCCCCGTCTTCCCCGTCACCGGCGACTACTGGGTGCTCCACGTCGACGACGCCTACCAGTTCGCGCTCGTCGGCCAGCCCTCCCGGAACTACCTCTGG ATCTTGTGCAGGCAGCCGCAGATGGACGAGGGCGTGTACGAGGAGCTGGTGGAGAGGGCCAAGGAGGAAGGGTACGACGTGAGCAAGCTCCGGAAGACGCCGCACCCGGAGCCGACGCCGGAGAGCCAGGACGCCCCCAAGGACGGCGGCCTGTGGTGGATCAAATCTCTCTTTGGAAAGTAG
- the LOC109778942 gene encoding uncharacterized protein: MELLLLPSRATVSRRLQPTAPLRRASAATFRPSASSGNVEATTDATATTSVAKTGQEWRAGGRQGQSPFGLGLDLSEEMRRGMMWRMLAFPAAAVAAEAALLWALDSGVDAPAWASKAGSAVLFAAGLLGSQYGFFSSRWDAAETGSVVGWELAARHWNALSMARGSSMEEEDEEDDEEWEWVYEEDEDETDD, translated from the coding sequence ATGGAGTTGCTCCTTCTCCCTTCCCGTGCCACCGTCTCCCGCCGGCTCCAGCCAACCGCTCCACTCCGCCGCGCCAGCGCGGCCACCTTCCGGCCGTCGGCCAGCTCCGGCAATGTCGAGGCCACCACCGACGCCACGGCGACAACGTCGGTAGCCAAGACCGGCCAAGAATGGCGCGCGGGCGGCCGGCAGGGCCAATCACCGTTCGGGCTCGGCCTGGACCTGTCCGAGGAGATGAGGCGCGGGATGATGTGGCGGATGCTGGCCTTCcccgcggcggcggtggcggcagaGGCCGCGCTCCTGTGGGCGCTCGACAGCGGCGTCGACGCGCCCGCGTGGGCCAGCAAGGCGGGGTCGGCCGTGCTGTTCGCTGCGGGGCTGCTCGGGTCCCAGTACGGGTTCTTCTCCTCGAGGTGGGACGCGGCGGAGACGGGGTCGGTGGTGGGGTGGGAGCTCGCCGCCCGGCACTGGAACGCGCTGTCCATGGCCAGGGGTTCGTCCATGGAAGAGGAAGatgaggaggacgacgaggagtGGGAGTGGGTGTACGAGGAAGACGAGGATGAAACTGACGATTAG